The Populus alba chromosome 6, ASM523922v2, whole genome shotgun sequence genomic interval ttttgtttttttattaaaaataatataattttatttttttaaaaaaattaatctgaatAATAACTAGATgattagttaaaatttaaaacccagatattgaatttatcTACTGATccaggtttaaaaactatatatatatttttgttttttttattaaggtctGTTTTTAACTCCCCCCTCTTTTTCTCTGAAAGATGCTGTTTACGAGTCCTTTTCCTTTCTCAGTTCACACGCACACAAGTATGCTCTGCTCATCTCTCTTTCCTCACTTTCTCTCAAATACAGGGCCATAGATATATAGAGACCCTTCCTCTATCGAAAAAGACGActccttttttgtttataaCTAGTTTGGCAACCGAGAAAACGAGGGAAAACCTGAGGGAAAGTTATAAAGGGTACATACAATCTTTGTAGCATAATCTGCAAAACCTCATCTGGGTCTTTTGTTCAATCAAATTTCTCATCTGGGCACTCCTTTACCCCGAAAACCTATCTAAAAACTGAACTTGAGAAGGAATCAATGATCAGTCTCACAGACCTTTACCATGTTCTCACAGCTGTGGTACCACTTTATGTGGCCATGATTTTGGCTTATGGTTCAGTCAAATGGTGGAAAATATTTAGCCCTGACCAATGTTCAGGGATCAACAGATTTGTGGCTCTATTCGCTGTACCTTTGCTTTCTTTTCACTTCATTTCCAGCAACAACCCCTATGCTATGAACTACAGGTTCATTGCAGCAGATActcttcaaaaaattatagtcTTGGTGGTCTTAGCTATTTGGAACAGAGTTATCAATAGAGGCTCCCTTGAATGGTCCATTACTTTGTTTTCACTGTCTACTCTCCCAAACACTCTTGTTATGGGCATCCCTTTGTTGAAGGGTATGTATGGACAAGACTCAGGGAGTCTAATGGTCCAAATAGTTGTTCTTCAATGCATAATATGGTACACATTGATGCTGTTCTTGTTTGAGTATAGAGGAGCTAGAATCTTGATTGGTGAACAGTTTCCCGATACTGCTGGTTCTATAATATCATTCAGGGTTGACTCTGATATTCTTTCTTTAGATGGTAGAGAGCCATTGCAAACTGATGCTGAAGTCGGTGAAGATGGGAAGTTACATGTTACTGTTAGGAAATCAACTAGCTCAAGATCAGACGTGTTTTCTCGGATGTCTCATGGTCTCAACTCGGGCCTTTCAATGACTCCTAGACCGTCTAATTTAACCAACGCAGAGATATACTCCCTTCAATCTTCTAGGAATCCTACCCCAAGAGCCTCCAGTTTTAACCATACTGATTTTTATTCTATGGTTAATGGCAAGAATGCAAGCAATGCCAGTCCAAGACACTCGAACTTCAGTAACCTGCAATTTGATGAAGAAAGTGGAGGGCCTGGGGTGTTTGGTAATGTTCCAAGAGCAAATGGAAGCGCTTATCCTACTCCACCTAATGCTGGGATCTTTTCTCCCGGGGGTAAAAAGAAGGCAAATGGGACTGAGAATGGCAAGGATTTGCATATGTTCGTTTGGAGTTCAAGCGCTTCACCAGTATCAGAAGGTGGCCTACATGTCTTTAGGGGAGGGGATTATGGCAATGACCTTGGTGGGGTAGCTAACCAAAAAGGTATAAACACTAACCCTGatagtatttgtttttggattttgttggtTTCTTGCATGGCTTGATTGTGATTACAAGATATCTGGCACAAAGTTGTGGTTTTATCCTTGGAACCTTGTGTATTTGTCTTGTTGATACTTGAAAGTCAGTGGTTTTTTTGATTGGAGAAACCTTATTTTTCTGTCATGTCAAGTgggatttgttggttttttgtttgttacaTCTTTTGTAGCTTTTCATTTTGCCTTTGCTATAGCAAGGGCGTAACCTTGATGCCTTTATCATCAACAAGGtgtcttctttatttttgtttttatttccatAATTCAATCACTAGTAAATCTTAGTAACACATCTAGTTATGCAACTTTCCTGGTATTATGCAACCACAATTATTCCTTTTTCATTTCATGTTTAGAGTACtatggcatttttttttcttgctttataaaaaaacagagtCGTCTGTAAATTTCATTTTCTCAGCCACTGATGTGTTTCAGTTTTGATGTATAGATTATGAAGAATTTGGTCGAGATGAGTTCAGCTTTGGAAACAGACCTGTACCTAATGGGGTGGACCGTGACGGTCCAGTGCTCTCTAAGCTTGCCTCAAGCTCCACAGCGGAGCTGCACCCAAAGAGTGCTGCTAATGGTGAACCGAAGCCAACTGCCATGCCTCCTACTAGCGTTGTGACAAGACTGATTCTCATTATGGTGTGGAGAAAACTTATCAGGAATCCCAATACTTATTCCAGTCTAATTGGGCTCACATGGTCTCTTGTTTCGTTCAAGTATGGTGCTAAAATATACAATCCATAATTCTTTTTTGTGAAGAACTTTTATCTTGTTGCATTACCTGAAAACATTTACAATATAACAGGTGGGACTTGAAGATGCCTCAAATAATTGCTCATTCTATATCTATTCTATCCGATGCTGGTCTTGGAATGGCCATGTTTAGTCTTGGTAAGTTAATAATCAGATTATATCAAACGATTTCTTGACTTGTTTGCTGGATATGTCTTGGCAATTGTTGACTATATAAAACCATCACATTGGATTGTAGGTTTGTTCATGGCATTGCAGCCTAGGATTATTGCTTGTGGAAACTCAGTTGCTGCCTTTGCCATGAGTGTTAGATTCCTCACTGGTCCTGCAGTCATGGCTGCTGCTTCATTTGCTGTTGGACTACGAGGAGTTCTACTGCACATTGCCATAGTGCAGGTAAAACCCTGAAACCAGATGATAAATATTTTCCCCAAATGTGACCATGGACaggttttttgtttgaatatccCTTGACATTGTGTTTGAATTTTCAGGCAGCTCTTCCACAAGGGATTGTGCCCTTTGTCTTTGCAAAGGAATATAATGTTCATCCTGACATACTGAGCACTGGGTAAATTCTGCTACAACTCTAATATAATTGTCTgaactgcattttttttttttttttaaatattggtaAGAAATTCATCTGCCTGTTCATAATTCATTTTCGTGGGATCGCTAGGGATACCAGTGGCTCATTGTAATCATTGCAAATATGTtctacttttttcttttgtataatcATGGCTCTTAATGCAAGATAGTTTCACAATACTAGAATATCAGCACGTGCTCGCTTTAGCTTCCACCACTTGTTGAACTGTGTTTGCTCCTCAATTTACACATTAATGGTTTTGACctctaatgttatttttatatcttgattTTCCCTGTGCTGCAGAGTTATATTTGGGATGCTAATTGCTTTGCCAATCACACTGGTTTACTATATCTTGCTTGGACTTTGAAGGTGAGGGTATCCCTGGAGCTGATGAGCAATGATTAGTTATTTAAGTAGGTGTACCTAACACATTTGGCGTATGGGATTTTTTGGGCATTCTCTAACAGAACATGAACTTGAAGGGAAACTAGGGAGAGGGATTTAGGAGTAGGAAATGGAACAATATGTAATTGTCTAATTGAAAGAAATCCTTACTAGCCTTTTTGCCTTGTTCTCATCTCTAAAGCCTTTTTGCCTTGCTCCTCTGATTAAAGAAAGTGAAGCAAGTATTTTGAGGTTGTTCTACTCtgcttattatttattaacccgtttcaatattacaaaaaagaagatTGTTATGGAAATCTGGATGGAAGGCTCAGCAGAAACCTGTGTACTGCAACTAGGACCAAAACTCAAGGAAGCCAAGGGTTTCTGGGCTCTCCCTTTTAGGTCAAGGATCTAAAAAGGTACCGAAGGTCTCTTGTGAGGCTGTCTCCTGGAAGTGGCAGGACTTCTCCATTGATTCTGTGacatgaaagtatttttttcttttttaatgagaaaagcAATAATCCTTTCATGGTTAAAAGCTTTTGATCTTCATGCTTCCCGTTCTTTTTCAGCCAAATATGCCCTAGCAGCTATAAATGTATTGGTTCTATAGGTGGTATTCACATAGAAGTTCAAGAATTTAAGAAAACTTTAATCACTTCTTTAAGGATTCTGGATTccctaattatttaattaattatgcaaTGGTGGCAAGGTTAATTATTCATTTACTTTATGATAATGCTGGTGTTGCCAAGCAACATTGGCATCAAAATTTTCTCAAGAATAAAGTGGGCTATGGTGTCATGGAATACTCATCTTtcaagaattaaatttatttttgttaatggaTGGCAACCAGGGAACCCTTTTTTTAAGGTAGTGTTTGGGGCtgtgttttgtaaaattttgaattttttttttttgttaaaattgagtgtggtttgtactttttgaatcgttttgatatgctgatatcaaaaatgatttttaaaaaataaaaaaatatcattgacatgtattttagcacgaaaaattatttaaaaagcaaccgttaccacactgccaaacttataattaatttcttcccACCTCAAGAAATATATGTACTCGGGATATGAAAAGTTctacaaaatcaatatttagatcttattttatagaaatttttaGTTGCTTTTAAAGTGTTTCTTTAAATtcttctgaaaaaaaataatattaattgattttaaatttgtttgaaaataaaatttcatattagCAGTTCTCTTTGGTATACATCCTAGCACTTTTCTAATGGAGGTATATATACCTCCTTATTCTTGAAAGCTACATGTTTCCAAATAGTTGGAATCCCACCGacatcttatatttaattttaacatttgaggaaattttttagtatgtttttttgcttaaatatttttcagttaagtccgtttttgttattatgataatattatcttatttgaaaatgataaatttaaaaaaaatatattgttttaattaagtaaatatttttaaaatatagtttacaCCAGGCATGATTTCAAccataatattataaatagtgAAACAAAATCTATAtccttatttaattaaatagaaaatcgatcaaaatataattttattcatacCATATCATATtatgtggtagcggttgttttttaaagtgcttttcatttcaaaatattattttttttattttttaaaaatcatttttaacattaacatatcaaaatgatatgaaaaataaaaaaatatattaatttgaaataaaaaaatagaaaataaaaaaatttattttttttttaaaaacatttttaaaacgcaaTGACAAACACAAAAGG includes:
- the LOC118053026 gene encoding probable auxin efflux carrier component 1c, whose protein sequence is MISLTDLYHVLTAVVPLYVAMILAYGSVKWWKIFSPDQCSGINRFVALFAVPLLSFHFISSNNPYAMNYRFIAADTLQKIIVLVVLAIWNRVINRGSLEWSITLFSLSTLPNTLVMGIPLLKGMYGQDSGSLMVQIVVLQCIIWYTLMLFLFEYRGARILIGEQFPDTAGSIISFRVDSDILSLDGREPLQTDAEVGEDGKLHVTVRKSTSSRSDVFSRMSHGLNSGLSMTPRPSNLTNAEIYSLQSSRNPTPRASSFNHTDFYSMVNGKNASNASPRHSNFSNLQFDEESGGPGVFGNVPRANGSAYPTPPNAGIFSPGGKKKANGTENGKDLHMFVWSSSASPVSEGGLHVFRGGDYGNDLGGVANQKDYEEFGRDEFSFGNRPVPNGVDRDGPVLSKLASSSTAELHPKSAANGEPKPTAMPPTSVVTRLILIMVWRKLIRNPNTYSSLIGLTWSLVSFKWDLKMPQIIAHSISILSDAGLGMAMFSLGLFMALQPRIIACGNSVAAFAMSVRFLTGPAVMAAASFAVGLRGVLLHIAIVQAALPQGIVPFVFAKEYNVHPDILSTGVIFGMLIALPITLVYYILLGL